A stretch of DNA from Pagrus major chromosome 22, Pma_NU_1.0:
AGATTCAAAAATGCACTATGTGTTTATGCATATTTGCACTTTAATagctgtatatatgttctgtaatttgtgtagcatgaaggattTTACATACTTTCATTCGACTATAAATTACTCGAATGTATATCATCCCATTTCTGATACATTTTCTAAAGCAGTGCTGCCCAAACTGGGGCCCACGGGCCAAAGTTGGCCCAATACAAGGTGcagatatttttaataaagttctattgaacattaattaaaaaaataaaataaaataaaataaaataaatatataaattgatgttaatgttattttttattatttattatatttttgtgaggaaaaaaggTTATTTAAATAAACAGGATCctgattattaattatttctcataatctgagcacagcaggcAGAGTGACTCTTCAGCCAGTCAATTAAAAATACCTGAAATCTAAGAACCACCTTGCATCTTAAAAATAGGATACAGCACAATAtaataggtgtttgcttttggctcaTGGCCTACCATGAAGTTTTAGTTTGAAGGCAAAAATGTGGTCATCCCTGTTTTAAAGCACGCCTTTCAAATGTTGATTAGGTTATATACAGTAATACTGCATCTGTCAAAGTTTTTAGACTTTATTTGTGGACTCTGACTCCCTCTGTTGGTCAAAGAAATACTTCAATGAAAAATCAATCAGAGTCAAAGATGTGTTCGACTCAGGAGCACCTGATTCCACCTACAGATCAAGCAATAAGACGATGGAATCTACATGTCTGGACTCACTAATCCTTATTTAGTGTGTAAATTGACTGACCAGTATGTCAAGGAGAAAGCCACTGTAATGTCCTGTATATACTGTGCTGTATGTGTCTTTGTATTGACTCCTTTGATCggaaatgttcagtttaaattaaaaaaatccagtaAACATATGAGACTGCCATTTTTCAACACCTCAGATCCAAATCATGGGTGTGAAACCCAAATATGCAGGACTAATTGTTAGTACTGCCATAATATTTTTTGGATTAGACTGAATATTATAAGCCTTTGAGTCTATCGTTTGTGTATCGTCTGAAGTGGATGCACCAGCTCAACCAcatgttgagggtgtaaataacgtttCATATCAATTTGCGATCTCAGGGTTTCTGTAGTCTATTTTTATgggtttttatttaattgtctCCATCGActtcagatgtttcagagaATGCTgtaactctgttttgctgtgaagctccaaaaatgttttgctgactacgaaacttcacctgactcgaggtgagtagataatgactgaaattttatttctgggtgaacttttcctttaagagcTTCACACAGAACGCAACTTGCAATCGGACAAGCAGGAAACAGCTATGACAAATCAGCTGCATACGTCTTTCAGAAAAATTCAATGGACACACCAACCTGTGTCTTAACAACAGGGCGGAGAAgtctataaaaaataaactgataaaacaacaaCTCAACACTGGAATGacactgctcatttattttCTAGAGTTTCTGTATGTAAAGACGTGAAAAATCACGTCGACTCAGTCTGGACAGGAGGTCAAGTCAAACACTGTTTATAGTCCTAACCAACTGGAGTTTATTTTAGATAATCCATTTAAACAATCATTATAATTAAGTTCCAAAGTCAAGACGTTGTCAGTGTACGACACGTCATCACCACAGCTACTATCATTTTATGATAACTGCAGATTATGACTCTCGATGACAGCCAAGCATTTAGAGTTTCTTCATAAACTATTGAGCTGTATCTTGTATCTTCAATGAAGTGTGACCTGTCACCTTCCTGTCTTTTTGTGGCAGCTTTTCAAAATATcacagatgtttaaaacttctATATGTTCAGAGCTCTATAGCGTTTGATTTTCACACCAACACTAACCCTGACTCTAACCAGCTTGTTTATATTCTGGGAATCCACCAGCTTCCTCACCGATACCAAGAGGTCATAACTCCCCTGTACTTTAGCCAATTTTAAATCCTGTCTTAACGCACATCTATTTAAAGCTGGTTTAGAGTCTCTACCattattaaagctgcaatattaATTTGTAATGAATCTGGCTGAAATAACCACTGAGGTGAAAGCAAGTACGTCACTGTTCTTGTTACGTTGAATACGATAAAAACAAAGTCCACCAATGAATAATTTATCTGGAACTATGCTGCTTCTCTGTGCTGATATGGACCGGTTGACATAATTGGCATAGTTGACATGATTAGTCTCGTCATGACTTAATTTCCTAATCTGTCATAACCTATTTCCTAACAGGTGAAACTGATAACCAATCCAATCCGCTGAAACCAATCACACTTTCTTATTTCCAAACTTCTTCAGGATGGAAAAGCCTCTAAAGAAGCATTCAGACCATCACTGGACACAGAAATGCTTCAGCCTGAAGCTTAGTTGTTTCTCTCTGAGTGCAGCTGAGATAACAGAGAGTGGACTACAGTGTCCTCATGTTTTTGCCATATTCCTCAAATAACAACAAGCTATCATGTTGTAAAATCGATGAGCTGGCGCTGTCGTAAAAGAGAAGTATCAGAAAAGACACGCAGTAAACCTTTGCTCTGTGTCACTGCTCTTAAATGTATGGAAACGAGTGCGGAAAAAcactgaagaggaagaaggaaaattTGTGACATTTACAGTCAAAATCTCAACGAtttaaagaggagagggaggggaagaagGAAGGTGTGCAGTCTGATATATGTCCTGATTACGTCAAAATTCAACTTGTGGGAGGTAATGCAGAGGCCAAATGATAAGGGATCCCCCATGTAACACTAAAaatcatgtgtgtatgtgtttgtgtgtttgagtgtgtgaggGTTGGACTTTGTTCTCAGCTGTTTGACTTGACCAGTATGACTTTATCACAGACAGTCATTTCCTGCAGAGATAAACTCCTCTGACTTCACTCTGGAGCTGTGCAGCTGTTGTATGAAGACATTAATCCAACAATAAACCTCTACTTCAgtttaaagtttttgttttcatatatatatatatacattttttttaatctagaGGGTCTGTGGAGGTCTTGTTCTTCTTGAGAGGCAGCCATGATCAGCCGTAACTTCAAGAATGTGTTGGTGGTGTCCGTCGggtttctgtctctgttcacGGCGTATGGAGGCCTGCAGAGTTTACAGGTAGGTGGaggactttattttttattattgttacatAAAGGTCATCAGAATTATTGTTCATTACAAACACTCCAATGAAGGAGTCAGTATCATGGGTATTTAAGGGATTTAATTCACGAAGGAACAACTAATCAAGggatttttaattaaatgcttAGAAACATAATTTACAGTGTTACTAATTAGAAAAGTTAATGGGTTTTGTCCAGATTAAGAGCTTTTTAATATATACCCACGAGTTGGAAATAATCTCCCTTTAATGTCATTATATTGGAAAATTAGTTTCAGCccttaaaactgaaataattgttCATTAAAATCTAACATCTTTAAACAGCATGAGTCAGTGTTGTGGGGGCTTTAAGGAATTTATTCATGGGTTGATACATGAAGGGACAATTAGTAAGGACTTTGGTGCTCCATTTACAGCCTTACTCACTGGCTGCTCATGAACTAAATGTTACTATACAATCAACATGTCTCAAACgaaaacattgtgaaaaaatCATTTCTCAAGATCGTTTTAGCTGCAGCCAAACTGGAAAAATCGACCTTTTGTTTCTTCACTAAACAGAACAATTCAATGATCAATAACACCTGAGGAATTTCAGCCTTTAGTAATGAAAATACTTTCAAAAGTGATAATGCATTCATCTCATAAATCATAATGTCAGATTCTTCTctatatgatatgatatgacatgagctacttaaaaaatatttttttaaagtattgaTATCAGCTGATCTTTCATCTCGTTCCACCATATTTCCATATTTATGTGCTGAATCTGCGACTCTTACATGAACTTCTTAGTTTTATAAACAGAAATCCGTCTTGgttgaatgaaaatgtaaacCATATTACTGGCATATCAATCAATTATATGAATGTACATGTTTCAATGTGATGCAGTGTAACTTCcaaacttgacttgacagaatAAAAATGATTCTCAACTTTTAACAGTAGGTCTCCTGCAGAGACCCACTCATATTCAAGCCTCCTTGAACAATgttgagaataaaaaaaaagtcacttttcTTGAACGAGGCCGACTCTCATCTAACGGATTCCTGTCCCTGTCTGTGCAGAGCAGTCTGAATGCAGAGCAGGGGATGGGGGTGGCGTCCCTGAGTGTCATCTACGCCTCCATCATCGTCTCCTCCATGTTCCTGCCTCCCATCATGATCAAAAATCTGGGATGTAAATGGACCATTGTTGCGGGCATGGCCTGCTACGTCTCCTACTCCTTTGGAAACCTCTACCCCGGATGGTAATCGACCAAGTCGAATGATGAAACCATTATTCTCATGGTGGCTTTCATTGATTATTATATTTGTGCATTTCTAATAAGTTTGCCTCTGTTCGTAGGCCATGCTATTATTAAGACTCAAATGAGACACGCTGGAGAACAAAAgttcattacaaaataaatactgataaaataaaatacaatactaAACTACTTTAAGTAATCCTTTCACTCCTGAAGTGTTTGCAAAAAAAGTTTCACCTCTCATTTATGCAGGGTTACGTTTAGCATTGGGGTAAGCCTTTTCCTGAGGTCAAAGGGCAACAGGACAAATATGAAGCATGGCACTATTTTGACACAtctaataattaaaaaaaagaatattttcttACTTGCATGCAGATAGCTTTGATTTTATTTGGCCAGATTTTCAAGTACCCATCGCAGAGATTTTTGTCTCCACTATAGTGCTGTTAAATCATAGAAATCAATAGaaatttttaaataattaaaaaatctgGTTCTATCTGTGTGGCTAGACACCGGGACGGTTTGGTGAGAACCCGCTTAGACGACGTCTGTATCTACACTAGCTACAGATCTTAAATGTAACTTGGTGCGATAAGACAAACTCAGCTACATTATAGAGGGGTCACATGCTACTTCACCGAGCTGCATCCCAGCTAAGTAAAACACTTTACAGAGGACGTCTCAATGGCCTGTTAAACAGTATTTTAACCAAACCAAAAAATTAGCTTGGATTCTATCAAAAACTCCCATCACTGATACCGTTCCTATCACGAATACGACCAACCCAGTGAGTGATGATTTGGTGATTTGTAGGTCAAAAGACAGAAGTCCAGGCTGAAATCCTAGGTTTGAAAAGATCTGATGTAGggtctttttaaaatgtaactaGAGCTttaatgattagttgattaatcagtgagtggattgaaagaaaattggcaacttttttgataattgattattcatttcagtcatttttcaagtaaaaatgtcttATGGGTTTCAGACTGTTGGTAAGAGGAATAATTTGAAAACGTAACGttgggcatttttcacaatcTTTTGACCATTTACAGACTGAACAATTCATCGATTAGTTGTGAAAACAATCAGTGTGGGGCTGCAACAacgaatattttcattttcaaataattGAATAATCATTGAATTTGAAAAATAACCAATTAAATCTTTATACAAGagaaaattatgcaaatgtccTTTACAATTTCCCAGATTGCTTGTTTTGTGCAAACagaatttcaatttttaaagatatttgaccaaaaatattcaaatcgATTATCTAAACTATTCTTCTCAGCGTGTTAGCAATGCATTAAAAACTAAACCCTCCTGTGCTCTCTCACAGGTACACCCTCATCCCCACCTCAATAATCCTGGGTTTGGGGGgctctcctctgtggtcggcTAAATGCACCTACCTGACCATCTCTGGGAACGTGCAGGCTGGCAAAGACGGCAAGAAGGGCTCTGACGTCATCAACCAATACTTTGGCatcttctttttcatctttcagTCGTCGGCTGTGTGGGGAAACCTCATGTCGTCGCTCATCTTCGGACAGGACACCAATATAGGTAGGAAGACCCCTGAAACTGAAGTGTGTACACTGTTTAATGAACTGCCCAGCACTTTTTTAAACCCTATTACCAGAGAGAGGTGTTTCTGCATGTCTGAATACAGTGCATTAATGAACTgtagtgtttgttgttttctcccaAAATCAACATATAGTATTTAAAGTCAAAGTCCTGCCACTGCAGGACAAACAACTACACATATAGTACATACTGccgtgtgtgtttacagctcaaAGGAAATGCTATCTAGCTCATtccatattttgtttatttttctttttgtaacaTGATGAGGTCATTCTATTGTCATAGCTGTTTTAACACCACAGCACCGTGAGTTGTGTGGATTTACATTGGTCTTGAATCTTTCCCACTCCCCGACACCAACAGTGCTACCCAAACCCATCAGTGTGCAAGGTCTAACTGGTGGCATGCATCTTGTGCCAGGAGATGATGATGTTGCATAGTATCCAGTTTATCACTTTATTGGTGTTGATGCTTTCCAGCTTATCAGCTCAGATGTTGACGGGCATTTGTTCTTGTGCATTTCTTGGAAGTACAACACAACAACTATTTATTACAATACTGTTTCCGTATTGTTTTTCCACgtgtttataaaatgtctggTTTATTATTTGAAATTTGCCTCTTTGAACAAAGTGAATACATTTTTCTgcaacacatttacaaaattTAACAATAACAATCGATAGGGGCTCTATACAAAATGATCATTTGAAATATTATTATACAAATTAACATTTCAACTTATTAAATGGATGCTTATCATCCTTTAAGGACCTACATATGTTTGAATTTTGTTAATAACATTATTTCAGTGGGAAGCTCATGTCTTTAAAAGGGCAATAAATGGGATTTCCGCAGAAACACTGGCGGACTCTTCCACTGCATAAAAAGTTAAAGCATTCCCCCCTATTATTACAAAAACCTACAATTCGTCTtcagcatctttttttctttattttcttggGGAATAGTAGCAGAGTTGAACAGAGAATTTAGATGTTTCACTGAAGTAAAATTAGAAATACCACAATTTAGTTTGTAAAAGTGCTGCATTTAAAATCTTACTTTAAGATAAGATAGCATAAGATAGCATAAGATAAGATAGCATAAGAcgagataagataatcctttattagtcccacaatggggaaatcTGCATGATTACAGCAGTAAAGGGGTAATTAAGggacaatatgtaagaagtttGGTTGAAAACGtacaaaaattaactaaaattatcaacagaatctGAATAAATAGCTGTTCTGACGTTATGaagttgtgttgcagagatatctaatgAAGCCCCGTTACctgcatggctaactaagctagcgagctaagggcagctacagttagcaatATTAGCATTTACTCTGATGGTCTACTGGTGGTCTATTATTGATGCAGTAACATGTaagatgtattttaatattgaaGCTGACTTGGGTGGTTTAATTCACTGTATAACAATGAACTGTATTTTATATCctattaaagttttttttttttttttaaatcttaagtaaccagtaactacaGGTACCAAAtaactgtagtggagtaaaaagtacaatacttgtctctgaaatgtagtggagcaggAGCATAAAGTAGCAGTAAATTAAACCACAAGTAAAGTAGAAGTAACTCAGAATTGTACTGACagttaagtacagtacttgagtaaatgtacttggttacttTTCTCCTCGGATGAGTAGTATTTATTAAATTGAAATgtattactgttgttttttgacAGCTGACATCCCACAGGAGGTGTTGGAAACCTGCGGAGCGGCTGATTGCGGCCTCGTTGTCAACAGCAACAGCACGACCACCAGACCTGCTGAGAAACTTGTGTGGACACTCGTCGGATGCTACATCGGTAACACCACAATTGACTTTGTCATCACACCCAAGTCTGTAGGAAACCAGTTGCTCTCTCTTTAGCACCAGAATACTTTTGCAGCTACCTAACATCAGTGTCGTCTGTCCTATGTTGTGTGGTAGGTGTGGGTTTGCTGGCCATGCTCATTGTGGCAGTGTTTCTGGACAACATTGACCGGGAGCAGGCCAGTCAGTTTCGTGGGAACCGGGAACCGTTCTGTCACACCTTCCTGGCCACGTTCAGACTGCTGAAGGACTGGAGGCTGCTGACCCTCATCCCCCTCACCATGTACAGCGGCTTCGAACAGAGCTTCCTCTCCGGGGAGTACACCAAGGTGAGGAGCTCTCCAAACATGGACCatgttattgtaaatattgttgAAGTCTCGATCTGTTTACATGACATCCTGAGAATTTCACCTCAATGGCGTAGATTCAAAAATTGCGAGGAGCAACAGCAATTTTGAGGACCCTTACTTGAGTATTATCATTTCCTGCTACTTCATACATCCACTCCACAACATgttggaggaaaatattgtattttttacccgttatatttatttgaaaactttaGTAAGTACACTGTACATTGTGTCAGTGCACTGGATCCGACAATTGGTAGATCCCTAGTTTaaagtatatacatacatgtaaatatgtataatttactgtTACTTGTAGTTTTGACACTTAattacatttgatatcagatataTTATTCAAGCACTATGCATATGGATGGCTTTcatttttaccaaagtaatattttaacagtatatctttacttttactcaagtatgacttttgggtttGTTTCACAACACTGGCAATAACTTTAATTACATGAATCCCTGAAGATGCACCTGTTTCCATGTTAACCAGCTGCTGATGTTTCCTACGGACAAAATAATGGATTAATGGTGACATTTTGATGGGGCTTTTAGACTGAAATTTTAATCATATTTTGGTAGATCCACCCACTTTTACTCCTACCAGCAACCTGACTGGTACAGTAGCTTACAGGTGACAGAAGACAGGGCTAGCTCGATAGATAATATTACTACTCTGTTAATAGGAGCTAATGGTTAAATATCATAAGTGGTCATGTCTTTTGTAAAGAGTTCTACAACAAGTGGCAGTcctttttaacctttttgtttcttcagcCATTGAGACACACAGTGCTCTAATGACAATATTACTCTCTAATTTAACTGGTGTTCTCGGTGCTGAATGAACAACGTTTTGTCTTCCTTTAATAagaaatattaaacaaaaaaaataataattaaaaagataTCAGAAGTGGAAAGGCTAGTGCGAATAGCAAGCTttcatacatgtatatatacacgTATATGGATGCATGGATatgcaaaaaaaagtcaattgaaatgtgtcgcattacttttggggaccaaaaatattcacaaaacacaaaataaaaattcagatatgtcacagaataagtGAAACACTAgaatatcccaatatccctcactcattttgagtagtgtataaaatataca
This window harbors:
- the unc93a gene encoding protein unc-93 homolog A; this translates as MISRNFKNVLVVSVGFLSLFTAYGGLQSLQSSLNAEQGMGVASLSVIYASIIVSSMFLPPIMIKNLGCKWTIVAGMACYVSYSFGNLYPGWYTLIPTSIILGLGGSPLWSAKCTYLTISGNVQAGKDGKKGSDVINQYFGIFFFIFQSSAVWGNLMSSLIFGQDTNIADIPQEVLETCGAADCGLVVNSNSTTTRPAEKLVWTLVGCYIGVGLLAMLIVAVFLDNIDREQASQFRGNREPFCHTFLATFRLLKDWRLLTLIPLTMYSGFEQSFLSGEYTKNYVTCALGIHYVGFVMMCFGAANSLCSFLFGRLARYTGRAALFCLAAVSNFACIIALLYWRPNPNQLPVFFVFPALWGMSDAIWQTQTNALYGILFPRDKEAAFANYRMWESLGFVIAFAYSTFICLEYKLYILLAVLLLTAITYPIVEYHEYKHPTQPVEEGAYLSPKEDMEADSKIICQTQM